The Bacillus sp. F19 DNA segment TGATTAAAAACGACTATAAAAAAGAATTATTTACCTTATTAATGTAAATTTTTTTTAAATTTATTTGATTTTATAGTTCTATATACCCATAAAAGAAACTTCCCTACGTCAGGAAGTTTCATCCATTTCTTGAGTGAATTGGAAATAAAGGTTGCGGAGAACGAAGGTTTTATACAATTTTAATTTCCGTCTTTCAGTTGGGTGTTTAGTGATCCCCATTTCTCTCGTTTTTTAACATACCATCCTTTTGAACCGTAATAAGCCATAAGAAAACCCCTTTTTATATATTTAGGAGAAAATATGATAAAAAGAGGTTTTTCAGAACAAGTACAGTTTTTAATATGAAACTTTCAAGTCTCCCCATCATATATTGATCTATAGGAGGCTTAGACATGGAGAAGTATTATTGTACAAATTGTATGCTGCTTTTAAACCAAGACCAATTATGCAATCGCTGCGGTAACAAGGTGATTAATAAAATTGAAATAAATGTTCAAACCCACCAGCCGAAGAAAACTGGCTTAAAAAAAGAATCGGACTCTTAGCGGCGGCATCTTTATAGGTGCCGTTTCGCTCGTTTCCTGCTCTGAATCCTGAACAGTCTTACTTGTTTCATTTGACCCTGTATGAATGGAATTCCCAAAATTCACTACTCCGCCTGTAATTTCATGAATGACGAGATTTTTAATAAATACACCCAAACCTTCCACGCTCCTTCTCAATACTTATATGACAATTGAAAAGGACTTGTCTAAACCATTACCTAAACAGAAAGAAAAAGGCTTGCTCCTGATTTTGCTCAGGCATGGCTATAAAGAAATTTAGCCAAAACAAAAAGCAAGACAAAATCTTGCTTTAATTTGTAAATTGGACAGGAATGTGACATCCGTTGCGGGCACAGCTGCCTTCTTTGCATATTTTTACTTCCAGAATATCATTTGAAAAAAAGGCTTCTATCATTTTTTTCTCAAGTGAAAAAGGAAGAAGAATGGATCTTTCCAGCTGATCTTTATCTTCATTTGCAGATAGAGAAGGATGGGCCGAGATGATTAACGTTTCTTGATTGGTTACTATTTTTATATCTTCTGGATTTATATTTGTGAATTCTGCTTCTACAATATATTCATCACTTGTTTCAAATAAATCCACACGGAAAGAATGGTAATCAAGCAGAGCTGAGAATGGATCTGTGAAAAATTGATTCATCCAGTCTTCAATACAGCTTAGATCAGATGGCTTTGAACGTTTTTTTTTATCCATCTAAAATTGACCTCCAAAAACCATACTACTTAAATCATATTCAGTTCATAAACATTGCGTGAATGAAAGTAAATGAAATATAGAAGAGTAATAATAATGAAAGGGTCATACTTTTTTCTGGCGGATGATTATGCACAAGATAATTGAGCTTGAGGGGATGAAAAACTGTATAAAATATTTTATTATCTGTCAGGAACGATAATGCTTAGCCAAAAAAATAAAAAATAGATGAACGGATGCCTGAAGCAGAGCCGTTCATATTATTGATTACATGTCGTGGTGAGAGTTATGTTTTTGGCGGGTATGATTGCGGTTCTTCACTTTTTTAGATCCGCTTAAAGGTTCAGGCTGACCCGGATTATTGCCTTTAGGTGCATTCTTGCGCATATCTTTACTATCATTTTTATTGGTCATGTTTTTTCACCATCCTTTCTAATTAGGATGAAACTTTTAAGATGCAATCATACAAATTAAAGCCTGTATAATATGACCATTTATATCCCACAATAAGCTACATATAGCACATTACAGGAGGGAATTATATGCCATACCATAAAGACAAACAGCAGGCTTTTCAGGCTGCCCAGCAAGGAACTGCTCAGGCGGAAAATATGTACCAGCAGCTATCCGCTGACAGCTCAGATTACGGCATTCAGCTTAGCCACTTAAAAGAAGAAGTGAATGAAGCATATGAACAAATTAACAATGCACTTGAAGTGGCCTCAGAAACACAGCGTGCAACATTAGAGCAATACAGAAAAGATCTCTCAAGAATTGTTGCAGAGGTGAATATTGAGAATCAATAAGTTAAAAAACGACGGGAATTCCGTCGTTTTTTGATTACTGATTTTTTTTGCGTTTTTTATTATTCTGCTTTTGGGCTGCAGTTAGAGGCTCATTCGAAAATTCCTCATTATATCCTGTCCCTTTTCCTTGTGCTGAAGCAGCGTTCATGCCTTCTATGACATGGTTTGCTTTGCGTTTTGCCATTCTCTTTCACCCCCGTGGATATAGTGTGTGTTTTTTAAAGAAAATGATGTGCGCGTTTACAATTCTATATATTAAAAAAGTACTGAAGCTTTCAACTATAAGAACTACTTATGTAGTTTGATAACAGCATTGTTATTTACTTATGTTAAAACATGTATTAAGATGAAATTGTGCGAATAATTTGGTGGGAGAGACCGAGGTTTCGACACACTTCGATTTTGATTTAAAAGGGGAGAAAACATATGACGAAACAACAGCAATTATCACATCACGATGTTTTCCAAGCGCGTAAAAGTTTTACAGTAGGCGGAAAAACATACAACTATTACTCATTAAAAGCATTAGAAGATGCAGGAGTCGGCAATGTTTCAAAATTGCCATACTCAATTAAAGTTCTGCTTGAATCAGTTCTGAGACAAGTAGATGGAAGAGTCATCACAAAAGAGCATGTCGAAAATTTGGCAAAATGGGGAACTGCAGAGCAAAAAGAACTTGATGTGCCATTTAAGCCATCACGTGTTATTCTTCAGGATTTCACAGGCGTTCCGGCTGTAGTAGACCTTGCTTCGCTCCGTAAAGCAATGGCAGACATCGGCGGTAATCCTGATGTCATTAATCCTGAAATCACAGTGGACTTGGTAATCGACCACTCTGTACAGGTTGATAAAGCAGGAACAACGGATTCCCTTCAATTCAATATGGAACTTGAGTTCGAACGCAACGCTGAGCGCTATAAATTTTTGAGCTGGGCAAAGAAAGCGTTTAATAATTATCGCGCAGTACCTCCTGCAACTGGAATCGTTCACCAGGTAAACCTAGAGTACCTGGCTAACGTTGTTCATGCAGTAGAAGGCGCGGACGGAACATTTGAAACATACCCAGATTCACTTGTAGGAACGGATTCACATACAACTATGATCAACGGCATCGGCGTATTAGGATGGGGTGTCGGCGGTATTGAGGCTGAAGCTGGAATGCTTGGACAGCCATCATATTTCCCGGTTCCTGAAGTAATCGGAGTAAAATTGACTGGCCAAATGCCAAACGGCACAACGGCAACAGACCTTGCCCTTAAAGTAACACAAGTTCTTCGTCAAAAAGGCGTTGTAGGCAAGTTTGTTG contains these protein-coding regions:
- a CDS encoding YflJ family protein, whose protein sequence is MGITKHPTERRKLKLYKTFVLRNLYFQFTQEMDETS
- a CDS encoding Hsp20 family protein, whose translation is MDKKKRSKPSDLSCIEDWMNQFFTDPFSALLDYHSFRVDLFETSDEYIVEAEFTNINPEDIKIVTNQETLIISAHPSLSANEDKDQLERSILLPFSLEKKMIEAFFSNDILEVKICKEGSCARNGCHIPVQFTN
- a CDS encoding small acid-soluble spore protein P, yielding MTNKNDSKDMRKNAPKGNNPGQPEPLSGSKKVKNRNHTRQKHNSHHDM
- the sspO gene encoding small acid-soluble spore protein O, whose translation is MAKRKANHVIEGMNAASAQGKGTGYNEEFSNEPLTAAQKQNNKKRKKNQ